In the genome of Desulfofarcimen acetoxidans DSM 771, one region contains:
- a CDS encoding helix-turn-helix domain-containing protein yields MYVGVRVQKLRKHLGLSQKDFGECLGISQKHISQIEKDTREPSEQLIKHLCLRYNTSESWIKTGEGEMFTSPEESLKNIKTRLGERVFMDAINNIMKENGLAFAAGRAAHRADTGDPELDRMINILHDLWDAGEDLKGWTKVQFNRSFPDEVVEDVQKKQQETKGQAQIS; encoded by the coding sequence TTGTATGTTGGTGTAAGGGTTCAAAAACTCAGAAAACATCTTGGATTATCTCAAAAAGACTTTGGAGAATGCCTGGGTATATCTCAAAAGCATATTTCTCAAATCGAAAAAGATACCAGAGAGCCGTCTGAGCAATTAATTAAACACCTTTGCCTACGCTATAATACCTCTGAGAGCTGGATAAAAACAGGGGAAGGGGAAATGTTCACTTCCCCGGAAGAATCGCTGAAAAACATAAAGACCCGTTTGGGAGAACGGGTCTTTATGGATGCCATTAATAACATAATGAAAGAAAACGGCCTCGCATTTGCTGCTGGCCGAGCAGCCCACCGTGCCGACACCGGCGACCCAGAATTAGATCGCATGATTAATATACTTCACGACCTTTGGGATGCCGGTGAAGATCTGAAAGGGTGGACCAAAGTTCAGTTTAATCGCTCTTTCCCAGACGAAGTGGTGGAGGACGTCCAAAAAAAACAACAGGAAACCAAAGGACAAGCACAAATCAGCTAG
- a CDS encoding helix-turn-helix domain-containing protein, with protein sequence MGNSKGMTPQEIRAAMLLNGVKLKDIAGEAGVSVGRIHQVIYNTGRNRGYRIRPFIAKAIGKKVEDIWPDNVA encoded by the coding sequence ATGGGCAACAGTAAGGGCATGACTCCCCAAGAAATCCGGGCGGCAATGCTCCTGAATGGTGTAAAGCTGAAGGACATCGCTGGTGAGGCCGGCGTGTCTGTGGGCCGTATACACCAGGTGATATACAACACCGGCAGGAACAGGGGTTACCGGATTAGACCGTTTATAGCTAAGGCAATCGGCAAGAAGGTTGAAGATATCTGGCCGGACAATGTAGCGTAA
- a CDS encoding BRO family protein, with protein MSQDLLPVLAHRENMRIVEVDGQPVVTARDLARALEYSKDNAVAKIYDRNRDSFTNRDSFVVDMRKFVPKMGMNQVNNENRFDVNLTVNPQGGDPHIRVFTKRGALKICMKSNQPKAVAVQDALINLYEQVERGELVSAGYLQNVVRELKSEINRLSRLIAGAGGNRNVQPVQVVYVPRRHKPRSFDDAALAFLQELFIQKPRAKVVELDRHLREEAAKQGWKVGSKDSVYRAVANWKKVAKSLSN; from the coding sequence ATGAGTCAAGATTTATTACCGGTTCTGGCACATCGTGAGAACATGCGTATCGTGGAGGTGGACGGGCAGCCGGTGGTGACGGCCAGGGATTTAGCTAGGGCGTTGGAGTATAGTAAGGATAATGCCGTTGCAAAAATATATGACCGGAATAGGGATAGTTTTACTAATAGGGACTCCTTTGTTGTAGATATGAGGAAGTTCGTACCCAAGATGGGTATGAACCAAGTTAACAATGAAAACAGGTTCGACGTCAATTTGACGGTGAACCCCCAGGGCGGTGATCCTCACATCCGAGTCTTCACTAAACGTGGCGCGTTAAAAATCTGCATGAAATCTAACCAACCCAAAGCCGTAGCGGTGCAGGATGCACTGATCAACCTATACGAGCAGGTAGAACGGGGTGAGTTGGTTTCAGCTGGGTACCTGCAGAATGTGGTCAGGGAACTAAAATCGGAGATTAACCGGCTGTCACGGCTGATAGCCGGTGCTGGAGGCAATCGGAATGTGCAACCGGTGCAGGTTGTCTACGTTCCCCGCCGGCACAAACCGCGCAGCTTTGACGATGCGGCACTGGCTTTTCTGCAGGAACTTTTTATCCAGAAGCCACGGGCTAAGGTGGTGGAGCTGGACAGGCATCTGCGTGAAGAAGCTGCAAAGCAGGGTTGGAAAGTAGGTAGTAAAGACAGTGTTTACCGGGCGGTCGCAAACTGGAAGAAGGTAGCAAAGTCTTTGAGCAATTAA
- a CDS encoding DnaB-like helicase N-terminal domain-containing protein: MSVKLMPVSEIKESTDIIEVNQLLKEDWYLLDSYQSNGKLVYVVALVKKMKARLDERDPDQPFSRMEYEQNVLGGLLLEPTTIEKVSTILSVEDFSIDKHRIIYKAIKNLHDNDSRVGLCTVYEMLSLLDLLDQAGGTKYISMLHGVVPTANNIMYYAQVLSENRLKNETPRDISQQ; this comes from the coding sequence ATGTCTGTAAAATTGATGCCTGTTAGTGAGATAAAAGAAAGCACTGATATAATCGAGGTTAACCAATTATTGAAGGAGGATTGGTATTTATTAGACTCCTACCAAAGTAACGGTAAACTCGTTTATGTTGTAGCACTAGTTAAAAAAATGAAGGCTAGACTGGATGAGAGAGATCCAGACCAGCCATTTAGCAGAATGGAGTATGAACAAAACGTTCTCGGCGGTTTACTTCTTGAACCTACAACTATTGAGAAAGTCAGTACTATACTCTCGGTGGAAGATTTCTCAATAGATAAGCATCGGATTATATACAAAGCCATCAAGAATTTGCATGATAATGATTCAAGAGTAGGTTTGTGCACAGTATATGAAATGCTTAGTCTGTTAGATCTTTTAGATCAGGCTGGCGGGACAAAATATATAAGTATGTTACATGGTGTAGTTCCTACAGCCAATAACATTATGTACTATGCACAAGTTTTATCGGAAAACCGTCTTAAGAATGAAACTCCTCGTGATATTTCTCAACAATAA
- a CDS encoding DUF6906 family protein gives MKQGKRPTRRQKELMSRAKLNPDNWLVVKNLLDCLHLKHRTTGKKRVLKASR, from the coding sequence GTGAAGCAAGGAAAAAGACCGACACGCAGACAGAAAGAGCTTATGTCAAGGGCAAAACTTAATCCAGATAATTGGTTGGTTGTTAAAAATCTGCTTGACTGCCTGCATCTTAAACATAGGACAACAGGAAAGAAACGGGTATTAAAGGCTAGCAGGTGA
- a CDS encoding Mu transposase C-terminal domain-containing protein has protein sequence MAELKTIDNEIYLPVEEVALLLSITERAVRKKITSGQIHGKEERCNRGGRGGVKYIVPLSSLDDRVQMKYWKKLEKEQEKEHPAAVPENVCQSKTFDEYSEDDRQIIQSWIQAVKDWQAFRSGRRGDLRSVDESFVEAARSQYTGIFLSVNSLYRKWKAVRAKNYDALVDKRGRHRLGQNSIPELAWELFKYYYLDESQYAIKQCVDYVTWWCEKEMPELLSEIPSYHSFVRAVKTIPFAVLKYFREGDKAFEDDAAPYITRLYDDLEINDVWVADNHTLDVLVIEDGTEKLHRMYVTGFQDVRSRKIVGWYLTDKPNSEAVLYALRKAILKHGIPRYIYTDNGREFLCFDIGGRGRRKTSKSKKDEHTPPPIFARLGIEFWNAKVRNGRAKIIERAFKEFKDKFSRLMVGFTGGNPLEKPERLKHQVKSRKGILLDSKLRENLDTYIEGMYNETEQNGIGMYGRAPNKVYAEEMVTVRKATSEDLNLMLMRSTRMQTVKEKGVHLELYGEKLFYWDIDFLLKYQGHRVYLRYDPEDLRQVRIYNEKDEFLCAVPVDNETILKYGASKEDIRKASAKIKQFKKTVKAYDENSGLEAYPKIEAIDLMLWKAKQNMEAGGQKPNAKVVEAVKANEPVVTVQEAPADQTDSVVDLQNMTKNARKNMAM, from the coding sequence TTGGCTGAACTAAAAACAATAGATAATGAAATATACCTGCCAGTTGAAGAAGTAGCTCTGTTATTGAGTATAACGGAGCGGGCAGTCAGGAAGAAAATCACCTCTGGTCAAATTCATGGCAAGGAAGAGCGTTGTAACCGGGGCGGTCGGGGCGGTGTTAAGTACATAGTACCGTTATCATCTCTGGACGACCGTGTACAGATGAAATACTGGAAAAAGCTAGAGAAAGAGCAAGAAAAAGAGCACCCGGCGGCAGTACCGGAAAATGTATGCCAGTCCAAGACATTTGACGAGTACAGCGAGGATGACCGGCAAATCATCCAATCATGGATACAGGCAGTAAAGGACTGGCAGGCTTTTCGATCAGGCCGCAGGGGTGATTTGCGATCGGTGGATGAGTCCTTTGTGGAGGCTGCCAGGAGTCAGTACACAGGAATATTCTTATCGGTGAATAGTCTATATCGCAAATGGAAAGCTGTCCGGGCAAAGAATTACGATGCACTGGTTGACAAGCGGGGCCGGCACCGGTTGGGACAAAACAGCATACCGGAACTTGCCTGGGAACTCTTTAAATACTATTACTTGGATGAGAGTCAGTACGCCATAAAGCAATGCGTTGATTATGTCACCTGGTGGTGCGAAAAAGAAATGCCGGAGTTGCTTTCAGAGATTCCAAGCTACCATTCTTTTGTCCGGGCAGTCAAGACCATTCCGTTTGCAGTGCTGAAATACTTCAGGGAAGGAGATAAAGCCTTCGAGGACGATGCAGCGCCGTACATAACCAGATTGTATGATGATCTGGAAATTAACGATGTATGGGTGGCGGATAACCATACACTGGATGTTCTTGTCATTGAAGACGGTACAGAGAAACTGCACCGTATGTATGTAACGGGATTCCAAGATGTGCGTTCAAGAAAGATTGTTGGTTGGTACCTAACTGATAAACCGAACAGTGAAGCAGTATTGTATGCGCTGCGAAAAGCCATTTTAAAGCATGGCATCCCACGTTACATTTATACAGATAATGGTCGTGAATTTCTTTGTTTTGATATAGGCGGACGTGGCCGGAGGAAGACATCTAAATCTAAGAAAGATGAACATACCCCCCCTCCCATTTTTGCCAGGTTGGGTATAGAATTCTGGAATGCTAAGGTCCGAAACGGCAGGGCAAAGATTATTGAGCGAGCTTTTAAAGAGTTTAAAGATAAATTTAGTCGACTTATGGTTGGTTTTACAGGCGGTAACCCCTTGGAGAAGCCTGAAAGGCTTAAACACCAGGTAAAGAGCCGCAAGGGCATACTATTGGACAGCAAGCTGCGGGAAAACCTAGATACCTACATCGAAGGCATGTATAACGAGACAGAGCAGAATGGGATTGGGATGTACGGCAGAGCACCAAACAAGGTATATGCAGAAGAAATGGTGACAGTAAGAAAGGCAACATCCGAGGATTTAAACCTAATGTTGATGAGAAGCACCAGGATGCAGACGGTCAAGGAAAAGGGTGTCCACTTGGAGTTATATGGCGAGAAACTCTTCTACTGGGATATAGACTTTCTGCTTAAATACCAGGGGCACCGGGTGTATTTACGATATGATCCGGAAGACCTGCGGCAAGTAAGGATATACAATGAAAAGGATGAATTCCTTTGTGCCGTTCCGGTTGATAACGAAACCATCCTGAAGTACGGTGCCAGCAAAGAAGACATTCGTAAGGCATCGGCTAAAATAAAGCAATTCAAAAAGACGGTCAAAGCCTATGATGAGAATTCCGGCCTGGAAGCTTATCCGAAGATCGAGGCGATAGATCTGATGCTCTGGAAGGCAAAGCAGAACATGGAAGCCGGTGGGCAAAAGCCAAACGCCAAGGTGGTGGAAGCTGTCAAGGCTAATGAACCTGTTGTTACAGTGCAAGAAGCCCCGGCAGATCAGACTGATTCAGTGGTTGATCTGCAAAACATGACTAAGAATGCGCGTAAAAATATGGCTATGTGA
- a CDS encoding AAA family ATPase has protein sequence MNVTLKERLEEHLRSTGKSQNALAKEIGISSAALSQYLAGKYQAQGNSNIEPKIEEFFSLTEKAAAFTTAPDYVATSISTDVYNVIDYCHVSRCMGTIIGDAGIGKTKGAEKYASDYSEAIYITATKACKSQKNIYRMIARKLRLNENRNVFDLYYDIRSKLDGSNKILIIDEAQHLSVAAIDDIRFFNDKSDESDLPSVGIVLIGNHELRTKMMGRYEQTLAQLFNRIQIQRLMFTTQVLVEDIKKLFPVYADKGINTEKEIRFLHGIATSRWGVRGAVKVFLNSSNNGDISPSGLTTMAKYMGIGFPA, from the coding sequence ATGAACGTAACATTGAAAGAACGGTTAGAGGAGCATTTGAGGAGCACCGGTAAGAGCCAGAATGCTCTGGCCAAGGAAATCGGTATCAGTTCTGCAGCGTTAAGCCAGTACCTTGCCGGTAAATATCAAGCTCAGGGCAACAGCAATATAGAGCCGAAGATTGAGGAATTTTTCAGTCTGACGGAAAAAGCGGCTGCATTTACGACAGCACCTGATTATGTTGCTACCTCAATCTCAACAGATGTATATAATGTCATTGATTATTGTCACGTGAGCCGTTGCATGGGGACTATCATTGGAGACGCCGGTATCGGAAAGACAAAAGGGGCTGAAAAATACGCCAGCGATTACAGCGAAGCCATCTACATAACAGCCACCAAGGCATGCAAGAGCCAGAAGAATATATACCGGATGATTGCCAGGAAATTGAGGCTAAACGAGAACCGGAATGTTTTTGATTTGTATTATGATATCCGCTCCAAGCTGGACGGGTCCAACAAAATTTTGATCATTGACGAAGCCCAGCATCTTTCTGTTGCAGCCATAGACGATATTCGTTTCTTCAACGATAAGAGCGACGAGTCAGACCTTCCGTCCGTGGGTATTGTATTGATTGGTAACCATGAGCTACGCACAAAAATGATGGGGCGGTACGAGCAAACCCTGGCACAGTTATTTAACCGTATTCAGATACAGCGGCTAATGTTTACAACCCAAGTTCTTGTGGAGGATATAAAAAAGCTTTTCCCAGTTTATGCCGATAAGGGCATAAATACGGAAAAAGAAATCAGGTTCCTGCACGGCATCGCCACCAGTCGCTGGGGTGTTAGAGGAGCTGTTAAGGTATTCCTCAACAGCTCCAATAACGGGGACATTTCGCCTAGCGGCCTGACAACCATGGCGAAATATATGGGAATTGGATTTCCTGCATGA
- a CDS encoding phage protein GemA/Gp16 family protein, whose translation MQNKMSHGKRKTIYGMATQLGIYQKGNENDDLHAIVHRVTRKGSISQLTDEEADLVVGELVKLKRENRALKARKNPDEYKQKHRSGMINPNQEKAVWFYMYRLEELDSTPSQKTRTERLCAIIEKYLHVSAYTGDPFRFVSFANGSILIEVLKKMVRHEKLKAEEKSTNG comes from the coding sequence ATGCAAAATAAAATGTCACACGGGAAAAGAAAGACCATCTATGGGATGGCCACACAGCTGGGCATATATCAAAAAGGCAATGAGAATGATGATCTGCATGCCATTGTGCACCGGGTAACAAGAAAAGGATCTATTAGTCAGCTAACAGATGAAGAAGCCGATCTGGTTGTTGGCGAACTGGTGAAACTTAAGAGAGAGAACCGGGCGTTAAAAGCTCGAAAAAATCCTGATGAATATAAGCAGAAACACCGGTCCGGTATGATTAACCCAAATCAAGAAAAGGCTGTTTGGTTCTATATGTACCGCCTGGAGGAGTTAGATAGCACACCGTCTCAAAAAACACGGACGGAAAGATTGTGTGCCATTATTGAGAAGTACTTGCATGTATCCGCATACACCGGGGATCCTTTTCGCTTTGTTTCATTCGCGAATGGCAGCATCCTGATTGAGGTTTTGAAAAAGATGGTGCGGCACGAAAAACTTAAAGCTGAAGAAAAGTCAACAAACGGCTAA
- a CDS encoding ATP-binding protein, whose translation MQNVAEVVELQSKKQTMQTTTMPIVGTCPFSECDGSGRIIYDEDGIRYFQKCKCRELAERRHKIEELFSIAKIPRRFASKTFENYIPRNEEQEKALYLSRRYVDKFETLKNEGKNGLYIVGPTGTGKTHLAYAIISQLIQTHMVSVVSCIVPELMDTLRPQNNRNEAEERFRLIKNTELVLLDDLGAEKESEWVVERLLVIINARYSNMVPTIITSNIPLDLLSVDKDRNLILDWQRIVSRIREMCHLVLVDGDDYRVCVR comes from the coding sequence ATGCAAAACGTGGCAGAGGTCGTAGAACTGCAATCAAAAAAACAGACTATGCAAACGACAACTATGCCAATCGTGGGAACCTGCCCTTTTAGTGAATGTGACGGAAGCGGTCGTATAATATATGATGAAGATGGGATCCGCTATTTCCAAAAGTGTAAGTGTCGGGAGTTAGCCGAGCGACGGCACAAGATAGAAGAACTTTTTAGTATAGCAAAAATTCCCCGCCGATTTGCTAGTAAAACCTTTGAAAATTATATACCAAGAAATGAGGAGCAGGAAAAGGCATTATATCTATCTCGCAGGTATGTCGATAAATTTGAAACACTAAAAAATGAAGGTAAAAATGGCTTATATATAGTTGGTCCCACGGGCACCGGCAAAACTCATTTAGCATATGCCATAATAAGTCAACTAATTCAAACTCATATGGTTTCGGTTGTGTCCTGCATCGTGCCGGAACTCATGGACACACTTAGACCTCAAAACAATAGAAATGAGGCTGAGGAAAGGTTTAGACTGATAAAAAATACTGAACTGGTTCTCCTGGATGACTTGGGGGCTGAAAAAGAAAGTGAGTGGGTTGTGGAAAGACTGCTGGTAATTATAAATGCCAGATACTCAAATATGGTCCCAACTATCATTACATCAAATATACCACTTGATTTACTAAGTGTGGATAAAGACAGGAACCTGATTTTGGACTGGCAGCGTATCGTTTCCCGGATCAGAGAGATGTGTCACCTTGTTTTAGTTGATGGTGATGATTACCGAGTTTGCGTGAGGTAA
- a CDS encoding Mor transcription activator family protein yields the protein MKNKLLKEIQSYKELPEPYLSIAKHIGVENTLILASKFGGSMLYLPGLTSINRQIRNRRIQEEFTGYNLRSLARKHRISIRRAQQIVKGIRLKTENPNNSKHVQLSLFDFDAK from the coding sequence GTGAAAAATAAGTTGCTAAAGGAGATTCAAAGCTATAAGGAATTGCCGGAACCATACTTGTCAATTGCAAAACATATTGGAGTGGAAAACACTTTAATACTGGCGAGTAAGTTTGGAGGTTCAATGCTCTATCTCCCAGGTCTTACTTCCATTAACCGCCAGATTAGAAATCGCCGTATACAGGAGGAGTTCACGGGGTATAATCTCCGTTCTTTGGCGAGAAAACACCGTATATCCATAAGACGAGCACAACAAATTGTTAAAGGCATAAGACTAAAAACAGAAAATCCCAACAATAGTAAACATGTTCAGTTATCTTTATTCGATTTTGATGCGAAATAA
- a CDS encoding phage protein Gp27 family protein: MVRRTRSKIDALPPELKDAVEQMILNPVQFTYQDISEFLKDKGHEISYVAVYRYARRMNANIQMIVAAQENFQRLTEEMEKYPELDFVEVIQRILARQLVDRLSSAPDEQWDDLELDKTIKDAVALSRAATYKKRMDVQMRDKQEAGLQEFKALIFDAMAKERPELYHQVSQFINEKKRQGLVDSGEEQTCIGT; encoded by the coding sequence ATGGTCAGGCGCACAAGGAGTAAAATTGACGCCCTGCCGCCTGAATTGAAGGACGCTGTGGAGCAGATGATATTAAACCCCGTTCAGTTTACCTATCAGGATATATCTGAATTTCTGAAAGATAAGGGACATGAAATATCATATGTGGCGGTGTACCGGTACGCCAGGCGGATGAATGCCAATATCCAGATGATAGTTGCTGCACAGGAAAATTTTCAGCGGTTGACAGAGGAAATGGAGAAATACCCCGAGCTTGATTTTGTGGAGGTCATCCAGCGCATCCTGGCGCGGCAATTAGTTGACCGCCTCTCCTCTGCCCCGGATGAGCAGTGGGATGACCTGGAACTGGATAAAACCATTAAGGATGCGGTAGCGCTATCCAGAGCGGCTACTTACAAAAAGCGTATGGATGTGCAGATGCGGGATAAGCAGGAAGCCGGTTTGCAGGAATTCAAGGCACTAATATTTGACGCCATGGCTAAAGAACGTCCGGAGCTATATCACCAGGTTAGCCAGTTCATCAATGAAAAGAAGCGCCAGGGTCTGGTTGATTCCGGGGAGGAGCAGACATGCATTGGTACGTGA
- the loaP gene encoding antiterminator LoaP produces the protein MHWYVIHCLTGHEEDVRSRVKEKDIARAVVPRRLMVERRQGGWQYVERVVFPGYVFVQAHMTPAAYYAMRNLPGVIRVLGTSRPVPLMGNEVTLFLKLCRDGDPLGLSEVFVKGGSVKVISGPLMGLEGHIVKLDARRFRAKVNISLMGEPRIVELAVSVIKKT, from the coding sequence ATGCATTGGTACGTGATCCACTGTTTGACCGGACACGAGGAAGACGTAAGGAGCCGGGTAAAAGAAAAGGATATTGCCAGGGCTGTGGTGCCCAGGCGTCTTATGGTAGAGCGACGGCAAGGAGGGTGGCAGTATGTGGAGCGGGTGGTGTTCCCCGGGTATGTATTTGTGCAAGCACATATGACACCGGCAGCATATTACGCTATGAGAAATCTACCAGGGGTAATCCGAGTATTGGGAACCAGCCGTCCGGTACCGCTCATGGGAAATGAAGTCACCTTGTTTTTAAAGCTCTGCCGTGACGGGGACCCGCTTGGTTTGTCGGAAGTGTTTGTAAAGGGCGGCAGTGTAAAGGTAATTTCCGGACCATTAATGGGCCTAGAGGGACATATTGTCAAACTGGATGCAAGACGATTCCGGGCTAAGGTAAATATCAGCTTGATGGGTGAACCAAGAATTGTTGAACTTGCCGTTAGTGTGATTAAAAAAACCTGA
- a CDS encoding N-acetylmuramoyl-L-alanine amidase: protein MLGLRKNVVLDPGHGGQDPGAIGVNGLQEKKVNWDVANIVKEQLAGYDCVVHIMQPSCTNPNSTSSDELRLPVKYANNIKADFYLSVHENAGGGTGFESHVYTHPSELALKYQDAIHNEVAAYMAKFGFRDRGKRRSNFYVLRETNMPAVLLENLFIDSAANAAALQNPEFLHGLGNAIAYGIVLALGLKKI, encoded by the coding sequence ATGTTAGGATTGAGAAAAAATGTTGTTTTGGACCCCGGGCATGGCGGCCAGGACCCAGGTGCCATCGGAGTAAATGGTCTTCAGGAGAAAAAAGTTAACTGGGATGTCGCTAATATTGTCAAAGAACAGCTTGCCGGGTATGACTGCGTGGTTCACATCATGCAGCCCAGCTGCACAAACCCCAACAGCACATCAAGCGATGAGCTGCGGCTGCCGGTGAAGTATGCCAATAACATTAAGGCAGACTTCTATTTGTCGGTACACGAAAATGCCGGCGGCGGTACCGGGTTTGAATCCCATGTGTACACGCATCCCAGCGAACTGGCTCTCAAGTATCAGGATGCTATCCATAATGAAGTAGCTGCGTATATGGCAAAGTTCGGATTTCGTGACCGTGGAAAAAGACGCTCCAATTTCTATGTTTTGAGGGAAACAAATATGCCGGCAGTGCTGCTTGAGAATTTGTTTATTGACTCCGCCGCTAATGCTGCTGCACTGCAAAACCCGGAATTTTTGCATGGGCTGGGAAATGCCATTGCCTATGGTATCGTTTTAGCGTTAGGGTTAAAAAAAATATAG
- the terL gene encoding phage terminase large subunit → MKKGRKADIVSLLYEAMEENEKRRHGHEKQQNDEARMLFEEYVKRDSSPARLELWKSYQAEAPLIGSDGLRKKLGAMDLEYFGRAYLHHYFTRETPEFHRELDRIWQQGVLKGILQLTEKTVAKIRRLPGCRRAVAAPRGHAKSTNLTFKDTLHAIVYEYKPYILILSDSSDQAQGFLSDIRGELEENLAIREDFGDLQGKKAWREDVLMTSTDVKIEAIGSGKKIRGRRHKNWRPGLIVLDDIENDDNVRTPEQRKKLENWFFKAVSKAGDDYTDIVYIGTILHYDSLLSKVLKNPAYKSVKYRAIISWSERKDLWEKWEDIYIDLDNENREQDARAFFEATKDEMLKGTRVLWEDKLSYYALMVMRVSEGEASFNSEEQNEPINPEDCLFNEEWFEYYNEAAIDFREKRFRFFGFVDPSLGGKGKKKKSDFSTIITLVKDGQTGYMYVLDADIERRHPDRIIEDIMEKERWLKLTFGRGYFQFGCETNQFQWFLKEELARRSAEAGIYLPIEEVNQTSDKYGRIQTLQPDIKNRYIKFNIRHKRLLEQLRQFPMAAHDDGPDALEACRTLARSKQQVDQGLLNVFKKLRIYG, encoded by the coding sequence ATGAAAAAAGGCCGCAAGGCTGATATCGTTTCACTGCTGTATGAGGCCATGGAGGAAAATGAAAAACGTAGGCACGGCCATGAGAAGCAGCAAAACGATGAAGCCAGAATGCTTTTTGAAGAGTATGTAAAACGAGATTCAAGCCCGGCAAGATTGGAACTATGGAAATCTTATCAGGCTGAGGCTCCGCTTATTGGTTCGGACGGGCTGAGGAAAAAGCTCGGGGCCATGGATCTAGAGTATTTTGGCAGGGCTTATCTTCATCATTATTTCACTCGGGAAACTCCTGAATTTCACCGGGAGTTAGACCGGATTTGGCAACAAGGCGTGCTTAAAGGGATACTGCAGCTGACAGAGAAAACGGTGGCCAAGATCCGGCGGTTGCCAGGCTGCCGCCGGGCGGTGGCCGCACCCAGGGGCCACGCCAAGAGTACCAACCTGACCTTTAAGGATACCTTGCACGCCATAGTCTATGAATATAAGCCCTATATACTGATACTGTCAGATTCATCCGATCAGGCGCAGGGATTCTTGTCAGATATCCGGGGGGAATTGGAAGAGAACCTGGCCATCAGGGAAGATTTCGGAGACCTTCAAGGGAAGAAAGCCTGGCGTGAAGATGTACTGATGACCTCCACGGATGTGAAGATTGAGGCCATCGGCAGCGGTAAGAAAATCCGGGGCCGACGCCATAAAAACTGGCGGCCTGGGCTGATTGTATTGGATGATATTGAAAACGATGATAATGTCCGGACGCCGGAACAAAGAAAGAAGCTGGAAAATTGGTTCTTTAAAGCAGTGAGTAAGGCTGGTGACGACTACACTGATATTGTGTACATCGGCACCATTTTGCATTACGACTCCCTTCTTTCCAAGGTGCTTAAGAATCCGGCCTATAAGTCAGTAAAATACCGGGCGATCATCTCCTGGTCCGAACGCAAAGACCTGTGGGAAAAATGGGAAGACATTTATATTGATCTGGACAATGAAAATCGGGAGCAAGATGCCAGGGCATTTTTTGAGGCCACTAAAGATGAAATGCTAAAAGGTACCCGGGTTTTATGGGAAGATAAGCTTTCCTATTATGCTCTTATGGTGATGCGGGTTTCTGAGGGTGAAGCCAGCTTTAACTCTGAGGAACAAAACGAGCCTATTAATCCAGAAGACTGCCTGTTCAACGAAGAGTGGTTCGAATATTATAACGAGGCTGCCATTGATTTCAGGGAAAAACGTTTCCGTTTCTTTGGCTTTGTTGACCCCTCTTTGGGGGGCAAGGGCAAGAAGAAGAAAAGCGACTTTTCCACAATCATTACTTTGGTCAAGGATGGCCAGACCGGTTATATGTATGTGCTTGATGCCGATATCGAAAGACGCCACCCGGACAGGATCATCGAAGACATTATGGAAAAGGAACGCTGGCTGAAGCTGACATTTGGCCGGGGATATTTCCAATTCGGCTGTGAGACAAACCAGTTTCAATGGTTTTTAAAAGAAGAATTGGCCAGGCGCAGCGCTGAAGCCGGTATTTACCTCCCCATCGAGGAGGTAAATCAAACCAGCGATAAATATGGACGAATCCAGACTTTGCAGCCTGATATAAAAAACAGGTACATTAAATTTAACATCCGGCATAAGCGTCTTTTGGAGCAACTCAGGCAATTTCCCATGGCGGCCCATGATGATGGGCCGGATGCCCTGGAAGCATGCCGAACTCTGGCCAGATCTAAACAACAGGTTGACCAGGGCTTGCTGAATGTATTTAAAAAACTTCGGATATATGGGTGA